The following proteins are co-located in the Tautonia rosea genome:
- the tnpA gene encoding IS66 family insertion sequence element accessory protein TnpA, with amino-acid sequence MAERDDRARYWAEVIRQFQDSGLSRVEFCRRQGIRPKSLGNWLHKRAFRQRVEQVWAEQTTAVEPKPRFLPVVTTPTGSTSPNGSQRDGSGTIDLILGPKRRLAIPTGFDAETLHRLLDLLEARP; translated from the coding sequence ATGGCAGAGCGCGACGATCGGGCACGGTACTGGGCCGAGGTGATCCGGCAGTTCCAGGACAGCGGGCTGTCCCGGGTCGAGTTCTGTCGCCGCCAGGGCATCCGACCCAAGAGCCTGGGAAACTGGTTGCACAAGCGGGCCTTTCGCCAGCGGGTCGAACAGGTCTGGGCCGAGCAAACGACGGCGGTCGAACCGAAGCCCAGGTTCCTGCCGGTGGTGACCACGCCCACGGGGTCGACGAGTCCCAACGGCTCGCAGCGTGACGGATCGGGCACGATCGACTTGATCCTCGGCCCGAAGCGACGGTTGGCCATCCCGACGGGCTTCGACGCCGAGACCTTGCATCGCCTGCTCGACCTGCTGGAGGCCCGACCGTGA